The following coding sequences lie in one Eschrichtius robustus isolate mEscRob2 chromosome 10, mEscRob2.pri, whole genome shotgun sequence genomic window:
- the HDHD3 gene encoding haloacid dehalogenase-like hydrolase domain-containing protein 3 — MARRLQLQLLTWDVKDTLLRLRHPVGEEYAAKARAHGLEVEAAALGQAFGRAYRAQSHSFPSYGLSRGLTSRQWWLDVVLQTFHQAGVRDAQAVAPIADQLYEDFSSSRTWQVLEGAEATLRGCRKRGLRLAVVSNFDRRLEDILAGLGLQEHFDFVLTSEAAGWPKPDPRIFHEALRLAQVEPAVAAHIGDSYQCDYKGARAVGMHSFLVAGPEPLDPAVKDSVPQEHILPSLSHLLPALDCLEGSPPGL; from the coding sequence ATGGCGCGCCGGCTCCAGTTACAACTGCTGACGTGGGACGTGAAGGACACGCTGCTCAGGCTCCGCCACCCCGTGGGGGAGGAGTATGCTGCCAAGGCCCGGGCCCACGGGCTGGAGGTGGAGGCCGCGGCCCTGGGACAGGCCTTCGGGCGGGCGTACAGGGCTCAGAGCCACAGCTTCCCCAGCTATGGCCTGAGCCGCGGCCTCACCTCCCGCCAGTGGTGGCTGGATGTGGTCCTGCAGACCTTCCACCAGGCAGGCGTTCGGGATGCCCAGGCTGTGGCCCCCATCGCTGACCAGCTGTACGAGGACTTCAGCAGTTCCCGCACCTGGCAGGTGTTGGAGGGGGCTGAGGCCACCCTGAGGGGGTGCCGAAAACGAGGTCTGAGGCTGGCAGTGGTCTCCAACTTTGACCGACGACTGGAGGACATCCTGGCGGGTCTTGGTCTGCAGGAACACTTCGACTTTGTGCTGACCTCCGAGGCTGCCGGCTGGCCCAAGCCCGATCCCCGCATTTTCCATGAGGCCTTGCGCCTTGCTCAGGTGGAACCGGCGGTGGCAGCCCATATTGGGGACAGTTACCAATGTGATTACAAGGGAGCACGGGCCGTAGGTATGCACAGCTTCCTGGTGGCTGGCCCCGAGCCTTTGGACCCTGCAGTCAAGGATTCTGTACCCCAAGAACAC